From Lolium perenne isolate Kyuss_39 chromosome 5, Kyuss_2.0, whole genome shotgun sequence, a single genomic window includes:
- the LOC127303578 gene encoding F-box protein At1g67340-like gives MKPVKRSRISNDKLSSTGGSFFDHLPDEIVVSILALLSSSANTPADLAAAAMTDRRFSQLAQSKLVLNKASMGCLAVRAKNWSDAADRFLQRCAEAGNTEASYILGMIRFYCACSRRTGAALMVSAANGGHLEAIFSLAVIQFNGSGARKQDRDLTLGAGLCARAAKLGHVDATIELGHCLMDGYGVTSSPLNGRLLLHRAKQLDAESERQQASLGTLYQKTHHANLFLSEWFSLSTDARNGSYYSETSLTELLVADGNMRPCSNAMCGRQETRMHEFRRCSACASVNYCSRACQTADWKFRHRSGCTPRNQGINHNGNQDNVEQVQPEGGHAGAHDV, from the exons ATGAAGCCCGTCAAGAGAAGCAGGATCTCCAATGACAAACTTTCTTctactggaggaagcttcttcgaTCACCTGCCTGATGAGATTGTTGTATCCATTCTTGCTTTACTATCCTCATCTGCGAACACTCCAGCCGACCTCGCCGCCGCAGCTATGAC AGATAGGAGGTTCAGTCAGCTTGCACAAAGCAAGCTCGTTCTCAACAAGGCGTCCATGGGTTGCCTAGCTGTCCGAGCAAAAAACTGGTCAGATGCTGCAGACAGGTTCCTACAGAGATGTGCAGAAGCTGGAAACACAGAAGCTTCATACATCCTTGGCATG ATTAGGTTTTACTGCGCATGTAGCCGCAGAACCGGAGCAGCTCTAATGGTTTCTGCTGCCAACGGTGGTCATCTGGAAGCAATTTTCTCACTAGCTGTAATACAGTTCAATGGTAGCGGTGCCAGAAAACAAGACCGCGACCTCACACTCGGAGCTGGTCTGTGCGCACGCGCAGCAAAACTAGGGCACGTCGACGCAACAATAGAGCTTGGGCACTGCTTGATGGATGGATACGGTGTGACCAGCTCCCCTTTAAATGGTCGCCTTCTTCTGCATCGAGCGAAGCAGCTGGACGCCGAGAGCGAAAGACAGCAGGCAAGCCTCGGCACCCTATACCAGAAGACGCACCATGCAAACTTGTTCTTGTCTGAATGGTTTTCGCTGAGCACAGATGCAAGGAATGGATCGTACTATAGCGAAACGTCGCTGACTGAACTGCTTGTTGCTGATGGAAACATGCGTCCATGCTCGAACGCTATGTGTGGTAGACAGGAGACAAGGATGCACGAGTTCAGGCGTTGTTCTGCCTGCGCATCGGTCAATTACTGCTCCCGTGCGTGCCAGACTGCTGACTGGAAATTCAGGCACCGTTC